The Arachis ipaensis cultivar K30076 chromosome B07, Araip1.1, whole genome shotgun sequence genome includes a window with the following:
- the LOC107607495 gene encoding uncharacterized protein LOC107607495, with product MTPSPATRLLCFSFRLSATSSPRRPVSFKPSTTRSPSSLLDARRSIPLGSGSSCAAVQADENCCLEFRMASSNTPSETPTPTSQEQGSTPDPTIGTQKNSNRGKTDPAWGHCKQVLDKGKTTLVYIYCEKHIKGGGINRVKHHLAGKGGDIEACRKVPAAVRHQFSQNIEDLQTKKRKTQEEYAESYGACDDVEREFDEIEPTPSAQPSIKSVLQSKEIVEKCDIAIARWMMDASVPFNAVNSAYYQPMIDAIANMGVGYKGPNYQRVRGYLLSKLVEDVKKMIEGTVFLKSVDASHISKAAEALFKLLRDVMLFVGLENVVHDIGKFVEVTETVSQASMITKYIYNHCHPLYLMRQFTGGREILRPAPTRFATNFIALQSILAQKNALRAMVTSRE from the exons ATGACTCCATCCCCTGCTACTCGCCTACTCTGCTTCAGCTTCAGGCTTTCAGCAACTTCGTCGCCCCGTCGGCCCGTCAGCTTCAAGCCTTCAACCACGCG GTCTCCCTCTTCTCTGCTCGACGCTCGTCGCTCCATCCCTCTAGGTTCAGGGTCCAGCTGTGCAGCTGTGCAG GCAGATGAGAATTGCTGTTTG GAATTTAGGATGGCTTCATCAAATACACCATCAGAAACACCAACACCAACTTCTCAGGAACAAGGATCAACTCCTGATCCAACAATTGGAACCCAAAAAAATAGTAACAGAGGAAAAACTGATCCTGCATGGGGCCATTGTAAACAAGTTTTGGATAAAGGAAAAACTACTCTGGTATATATTTATTGCGAGAAGCATATTAAGGGTGGAGGAATTAACCGGGTTAAGCATCATTTGGCTGGAAAAGGTGGAGATATTGAGGCATGTCGAAAGGTGCCAGCTGCGGTGAGACACCAATTCTCCCAAAACATTGAAGATCTTCAGACCAAgaaaaggaaaactcaagaagaaTATGCAGAAAGTTATGGTGCTTGTGATGACGTTGAAAGGGAATTTGATGAGATTGAAC CAACACCTAGTGCTCAACCAAGTATTAAAAGTGTTCTCCAAAGCAAAGAAATTGTGGAGAAGTGTGATATTGCTATTGCAAGATGGATGATGGATGCCTCTGTTCCATTCAATGCGGTTAATTCAGCTTATTATCAGCCGATGATCGATGCTATCGCAAATATGGGTGTAGGGTATAAAGGGCCAAATTACCAAAGAGTTCGTGGCTATTTGTTGAGTAAATTGGTTGAAGATGTAAAGAAGATGATTGAAg GAACTGTTTTCCTAAAGTCAGTTGATGCTTCTCATATCTCGAAAGCTGCTGAGGCTTTGTTTAAGTTGCTTAGGGATGTTATGTTATTTGTTGGTCTTGAGAATGTTGTACAT GATATTGGAAAGTTTGTGGAAGTGACTGAAACTGTGTCACAAGCTTCAATGATTACGAAGTATATCTATAATCACTGCCATCCTTTGTACTTGATGAGGCAGTTCACAGGCGGCCGAGAAATACTTCGTCCAGCTCCAACTCGATTCGCCACTAATTTTATTGCTTTGCAAAGTATTTTGGCTCAAAAGAATGCATTGAGAGCTATGGTGACATCTAGAGAATAG